In Haloarcula salinisoli, one genomic interval encodes:
- a CDS encoding peroxidase family protein, whose translation MHRQHGLTENRGINEAAMTNAGPVRSHRFGNRFAELDVYDRSPAFLRRLGSAGGPLFGGSDPDDDAELPAGIAFFGQFVDHDVTFDPTSAIDRRNDPAALRNFRTPALDLDSVYGTGPEVSPELYDGRDPDGAKLLTGTDGDPVPGDEDAPRVARYGATDLQRNEQGVAILPDPRNDENVVISQLQLAFVKFHNRVVDYVRSGPGHGLVRAGEDYFDAAERLTRWHYQWLVTELFLPAICDGSVLDDIEATGRQYFLLGDRIAIPVEFAGAAYRYGHSQIRDTYTVNSETTDVEFFPGPSVETLVDLFADADPDNPPDVSAMADAESGAEMGGQSLAGGGPVPNELLVDWGHFFDCGDGTTPQPARKIDPQLPPALFLLPFVPEGEEQSLAARNLLRGVALGLPGGQAVAEAMDITPLSNAELPLTDDRSFQSYLRSQCRGADEDAPLWLYVLAEAEAQQDGHSLGAVGSRIVAEVLLGMIDADPDAYRNVDPGWRPALPRPVSSPELDDPHTSTAPYGFGDFLQFATGPVPDGLEIAAVDADGSGGAPAPDTVDEATGGEAVVLEHTGAGPLSLAHHAIDFEDDQTNEFGDITLSPGESLVVYTGSDDLESEDYRVLTLGYSQPVIDNTGESVTVTTPTNEVSAFARFEP comes from the coding sequence ATGCACAGACAACACGGGCTGACGGAGAACAGAGGCATAAACGAGGCCGCGATGACGAACGCCGGCCCGGTCCGGAGCCACCGCTTCGGGAACCGTTTTGCCGAGCTCGACGTGTACGACCGGTCGCCGGCGTTTCTCCGTCGGCTGGGGAGTGCGGGCGGGCCGCTGTTTGGCGGCTCGGACCCCGACGACGACGCGGAGCTGCCCGCCGGTATCGCCTTCTTCGGGCAGTTCGTCGACCACGACGTCACGTTCGACCCGACCTCCGCCATCGACCGGCGTAACGACCCGGCTGCGCTACGGAACTTCAGGACACCAGCGCTGGACCTGGACTCAGTCTACGGCACTGGCCCGGAGGTCAGTCCAGAGCTGTACGACGGCCGAGACCCCGACGGGGCGAAGCTCCTTACCGGGACCGACGGCGACCCTGTGCCCGGCGACGAGGACGCCCCGCGGGTCGCCCGCTACGGTGCGACTGACCTCCAGCGCAACGAGCAGGGCGTCGCGATACTCCCCGACCCGCGGAACGACGAGAACGTTGTCATCTCGCAGTTACAGCTGGCGTTCGTCAAGTTCCACAACCGGGTTGTCGACTACGTCCGGTCCGGCCCCGGTCACGGGCTCGTCAGGGCTGGCGAGGACTACTTCGATGCCGCGGAACGACTCACCCGCTGGCACTACCAGTGGCTCGTCACCGAACTGTTCCTTCCGGCGATCTGTGACGGCTCTGTACTGGACGACATCGAGGCAACCGGTCGGCAGTACTTCCTGCTGGGCGACCGAATCGCGATACCCGTGGAGTTTGCCGGCGCCGCCTACCGGTACGGCCACAGCCAGATTCGAGACACGTACACCGTCAACAGCGAGACAACGGACGTGGAGTTCTTCCCCGGTCCCTCCGTCGAGACACTCGTTGACCTCTTTGCGGATGCCGACCCCGATAATCCGCCGGACGTGTCGGCGATGGCTGACGCAGAGAGCGGGGCGGAGATGGGGGGGCAGAGCCTCGCTGGTGGGGGACCAGTCCCGAACGAGCTGCTCGTCGACTGGGGCCATTTCTTCGACTGCGGGGACGGGACGACGCCACAGCCAGCACGCAAGATCGACCCGCAGCTCCCGCCGGCCCTGTTCCTCCTGCCGTTCGTTCCGGAGGGTGAGGAGCAGTCGCTGGCCGCCCGGAACCTGCTTCGAGGCGTCGCACTCGGCTTGCCGGGGGGGCAAGCCGTCGCCGAAGCGATGGATATCACGCCGCTCTCGAACGCCGAACTCCCGCTGACCGACGACCGGAGCTTCCAGTCGTATCTCCGGAGCCAGTGTCGCGGTGCCGACGAGGACGCCCCGCTCTGGCTGTACGTCCTCGCCGAAGCCGAGGCCCAGCAGGACGGTCACAGTCTCGGGGCGGTCGGGAGCCGCATCGTCGCGGAGGTCCTCCTCGGGATGATCGATGCCGACCCCGACGCCTATCGCAACGTCGACCCCGGATGGCGGCCCGCGCTCCCGCGACCAGTATCGAGTCCCGAACTGGACGACCCGCACACGTCGACCGCGCCATACGGGTTCGGTGACTTCCTGCAGTTCGCGACCGGTCCGGTCCCCGACGGGCTCGAAATCGCCGCTGTCGACGCCGACGGCTCCGGTGGGGCGCCGGCCCCCGACACTGTCGACGAGGCTACGGGCGGCGAGGCTGTCGTGCTGGAACATACGGGTGCCGGCCCGCTGTCGCTCGCCCACCACGCCATCGATTTCGAGGACGACCAGACGAACGAGTTCGGGGACATCACGCTGTCGCCGGGCGAGTCGCTCGTCGTCTACACCGGCAGCGACGACCTGGAGAGCGAGGACTACCGTGTCCTCACGCTGGGCTACTCACAGCCGGTCATCGACAACACCGGCGAGAGTGTCACCGTCACGACGCCGACCAACGAGGTCAGCGCGTTCGCCCGCTTCGAACCCTAG